The genomic region ACCGAACGGCTTCGAGTAACAATGACCATTTATCGCTAAAACTAACCGTTACTGCCGTATCAGCTATATATCCATCTACATGAACACCCAGATCTATCTTTACAACAGAGTCCTCGGGAACTAGAAGCTCATCACCAACAAGCGGGGAATAGTGCGCAGCAACATCATTTATCGAGAGATTACACGGAAAAGCAGGCTTGCCCCCCAGCTCAACAATCCTGTTTTCGACCCATGTACAAAACTCGTAGACGGATAAACCCGGCTGAATGCGCTTAGCCGCCTCCTCCCTAACCATCTTGGCTATTCGCCCAGCCTCAATATACGCCCTGAGAATCTCTTCGTCCACTCTTCCTAACACCCATCTAACGAAATGGAATCCCTATCTTTAAGAGTTAATCCACGATGCAAGAATCTTAATGAAAGGTATAAGAACCCCTGATAACCACTGCCTCTGAACACGGCCCGACCCGGCCATAGCGGCCGGGCAACACCCGGACTCATGTCGAACCCGGAAGTTAAGCCGGCCGCGTTGGGGGTAGCTGTGGGGTCCGCGAGGCCCCGCAGCTCCCCCAAGCTGGGATCGGGCCATCTCTCACCAACACTCCTGGTTGATCCCTGTTCTTTCCTGCCTGCTTCAAGCCTTGGTTCTCGCTGTGCTATGAGCGCTAGCAGTTTCTGTTGTAGCTGGTTGCTGGGGTCGCGTTCGCCTTTCTTGAGGCGGGCTTTGTAGTTTGGGGTTATGCCTAGATCTTTGGGTCTTATCCCGTAGGCTTCCATTAGTTCCACGAATTCTGGTCCAGATAGGCGGCTTGTGAGGATCTTCTTCAATAAGTATTCGTGGCTCAAGGCTCTTCTCCGCGCTACAGTCTTACACTTTTAGTAGGATAAAAGGGTTTCGACCCCGCAGACTATTTGACTGGTATTTGACTCTTTATTTGACAAACACTATAAAGCTTACACAGATAGTAAGATAGTAACTGACCAGAACGTAGGGGGTGGTTTGATGGGAGAGATCCCCGTCCGCGTATATTATGAGCTGAGTGATTTTTTGGAGCGAGTAGGCTCCTGGGACGAGCTATTGTTCGAAGTGGATGCTAGGCCGCTGGACAAGTACGGCGTGCTGCAGCAGCTCGTTCTGAGGATCTACGCTACGAGCCGTGGAGAGATAGTGGCGTACGAGGACGCGGAGACCGTGAAGGCGTTCGACGAGGAGAGGGCCAAGCAGGTTCTCGGAGAATGGGTGGAGGTCCTCGACAAGCTGGGCGCCAAGCCTGGCAGGATCGAGGCCGCGCGCCTAGAGGACAGGGCCAGAGAGGCCATGGAGCGCACTAGGGAGGAGGCCCGCAGGAGGCTCGAGCCAATAATCGACAAGCTGGCCCCCGAGATCAGGCAGGTCCTCGAGAGGGAGCCAGAGAAGGCCTGGGAGCTAGGAGTCCTCGACAAGAGCTGCGTCTACCTCAGAGACCACGAAGAGTACCTCAAACAGGCCGAGGAGAAGAGGAGGCTAGCCGAGGAGCTGCGGGCAAGGGCACAGGTCATACAGAAGCTCAGGGAGACCGTGAAGCACCTACTAGGGCACGAGGAGATACAAGAGGCGCACAAGATAGCCAAACAACTCCTCGAAGAAGCCGAGAAATACGAGCCAAGAGACGAGTGGTGACCAAGCAATGACGCGGCACCTGGTCGTCAAGATTCCTGAGATGTTCCTCGAGGGCTTGGACGAGCTGGTGAGCGCTGGGGTCTATAGGAATAGGAGCGAGGCCGTGAGGGCTGCTATCAGGCTGCTCCTCGAGCGCCACGGTGTCCTCAAGCGACGAGTAGTGGGGGTGGCCTAGGTGACGGAGGCTAAGAGAATAGTTATCGTCAATAATGATGGGCTCTTAGTGGATCATGCTACTGGCATAGTTGTCGATGATCTGCCCTTTGATTATGGCCCAGAGTGGAGAGCCTACGATGAGCATGAGAGGATGCTGCGCAGCAGGATTGGAGCCCCGTTGACGGAGCTTGTGCACGACAACGGGCTGCATACATACATAGTGTACTATGAGGCTTTGCGGAAGGGCTACGCGCGGCTAGCGAGGACGCACTACAAGGTGACCAAGGGCAAGTACGCGTCTAAGAAGATGATAGGGCTGCTGCAGCACCTCGGCAGGATCTGCTCCGAGGAGGACTTGCCGACAAGGATCTGCGAGGACTCTGCCTGGGCGCTCAAGGTTATCAAGAAGCGGGTTCCGAACGCGGGGAACGAGAACGCGGTAAGGGCTGCGCTAATGTATGCCCTCGGCGTCCATGGGCACCCCTTGTTCTACAAGTACAATAGTCCGAGCCTGCAGCGACTCCTACGCAGGGCTGGCATACTCTTTAAGCTCAACGAGGAGGCACTCGTCGACAGCTACGTGAGGCACCTTATAGCGGAGCTGGAGCTGCCCACAATAGTTGAGCTATACGCCATGAAGATTTACAATGTTTTCATAAGGGGTGTTGGGAACCCCAGCCCACGCGTAAGGGCTGCTGCAGCAACATATGTTGCAGCAAAACTCGCGGACGCGGACGCGACAATGGACCGCTTATCGAAATCACTAGAGATAACGGACATGGCGATGAGGACGCTTCTCAAGAAGACCAGGCTAAGAGTACTCTACCTCGTCGACGGGGGACTCGTCGACGAGTGGCACCCAGGCAAAGACAGCCACGGAATACGGCAACCAAAGGAAATCGCATCCCGCTACGGCATAACATCCTACTCCTACATAGTCAACATACCTACCTCTAACAAGGAGCCGATAGCGGTGATAATATATGAGCGGTGAGAGAAGCAGCAAGGTTTCTATTGCATCTACTGGATCCTTTGGAGCACGCGCAGAGTCTCTCTCTGGGGAGGCTCAGGTATACAGACGTCTGTATACAGAAACTACTACGCTCTGCATAAGAGTACCACTACAATACAAAATATGGTATCTAGGACTAGAGCAGGAAAAGAAGAGCCTCATAAAGAAGACTATGCTGGGGATAATAGAGGGTCTCGCAACTGGCACAAGCCAAGCGCTGGGCTACACAGGAACTCCTGTTATCATTAACCTCAATATGAACGAGCAACGGGTCCACGTAGAGATCGATCCTAGGCCCCTCGAGGAGCTAATCCTCGAGCTATACGACATAGTAGAGATGCTGCTCAGATCGTCGACAATGTACAAGCCAGCCTTAAGGAACTTGGCCAAGAGACTCCAAACCATAGCCAAGAGGCTCGAGGAGGTCAAGGAGAAGTACATGACCAACTAGGGTGGCAGCAGGTGCTTGACAGCGTCACCTTCAAGATCCTAGCATATATCGCGCTGAAGAGGATGGATATCGATCCACTGACTAACTGCTTCGAGTTCAGTAAGGCGGAGTTCACTAGGGCCTACAAGAAGCTGCTAAGACATAGGCTGGTGGGGTTCCGCAAGTACGAGACCCTGTTCCGCAACCTCCGCAAATACGCCGAGGCAGGCAAGCTCGTAAAGTACGTCGACAGGGAGAAGGGGATCTACAAGACGTGCATCAGCAGCCTCGAGCTAGACAAGCGGTGGCCAAGTGTCCTCGAGGAGCTCAGAGGCCTAGAGACCACCGAGTGGCTGAGCATAGAGCTAGACGACTCCACGGCGGCGAGGCTCGAGAAGATAGCCGCGGAGCAGGGCAAGCGCCTACCCGACATCGTGCGCGACGCGCTAAGGCTCTACATCGACTTCCTCGAAGGCAAACACAGGATCAAAGAACCTGCCAAGAGGTGACGATCTATGGCTAGTTATCGTTTCGAGGTTGTGTTGGAGGTTGAGGTCGATCCTAGCGAGCTTGGCGTGGAGATAAAGCACCCTCTTGATGTGTACGCGGTGCCAGCAATGCTCGAGGAAAAGATTACGGAGTTACTTGAGAGGGATCTTGACCCGCGGCTCAACGCCGAGGTTGAGAGGGTTGAGCTGCTGAGCAAGGATGATAGTGATCTCTGGAACGAGATTATCGAAGAGCTTGCAGAGGATGACGACGAGGAAGAGGAGTGTGATGAATGGGAAGATGATTGTGAGGACGAAGACGAATGGGAAGACGAAGAAGAGTGGTGAGCATCGATGCCTGTGAGGTTCTACGCCCAGGGAGCCCCCTCTTGGTGGAAGTACCAGTTGGTGAGCTTGGCGAATCAGCGGCTGCCCTCGAGGAAGCTCTACTTCTACGACTTCCTGGTCGACAACGGGATGTTCAATTTCTATAAGCGGGGGGAGCGGCCTCTGCTGGATCGCTGGCTCGAGCACCTCAAGAGGTTCGTGCTAGAGATCGATATAAGGTACAAGCCAGAGAACATCACGATAATACTGCCTGACTGGCTACACGACCCAGCGTTCACCCTTAAGGCTGCAACCCATTTCCTTAGCAGGATGCTGTGCAAGGACTATGAGTGCTTGTTGGTGGTCCATAGTTCTCCATCGTTCGGCGGCTACTCAAGGGCCGCGCTCGAGGCCGCAAGCATACCCTGGGCTACTGGTCTCGCAGCGCCATTGAAGCTGAACTGCAGCAGGACCGCCAAGAACAGGCGGGTAATCAAGCTGCACTGCCAGCAGGCGATAGTGGAGCAAGTCTGCAGCATAGCCTCGAGGCACGGGCTAAGCTGCCACGGCCTAGGAGTAGCACTAAAGCCCGACCACATCAAGAGGCTAGTAGGACTAGGCCTAACGAGCTTTGATAGTAGCTCCTGGACGAGGCCTAACTCAAGCATAATAGAGAAGATGCTTGGCGGGCGCTGGTCAGCCAAGAACTCCCGCGAAAAGGACCTATTCATGAAAGTAGTGCTGCAGCGACTATCAAGAGAAGTAGAATTAGAGGGAGTGGAGCGGACATGGAGCAAACGCATCTAGTTAACGAATACACGTGCATCATCTATGATGAGGCTGGCAACTATTACTTAATCGCCAAGGTGGGCGGGCTCCTCTCTGGAGCTAGGCTCGAACTCATCAAGCGCGGTAACAGCGAGTACTACGTAACATTGTACATAAGCTTGACGAGAAAGCACAGAAAGCTCGGAGCAGACATCACCGAGCGCAGAGACATAGAATATACATGGAGCGGCGAGGAAGCCGAGAAAAGATACCACATCCTCGTCGAGCAGATAAGGAAGCTAGTGAGGAACGGGGCAGGGACGCGGTGAAGGAGTGTTATGATTTCTTGATGCTGTGTAGGCGTGGCCTGGTATACGGCTGCCTGTTGCACAGAATAATATGTATGGGTGAGGCCCCTGCCAGTCCTCGAGAAAATATCCTACAAGAAGAGAATTCAGCGCCTCGACAGCCTAGTAGGGGAGTTAGCAGATGAGATAAAGGAAATGGAAAGCTTGCTAGCTAGGATAACCGAGACCTATGGGAGGATCAGCCTCATAGTCGAGCTGGAGAAGAAGAGGCTCGGGAAGCATGGGGAGAATGTACGTGGTCGAGGCTAGGGATTACTGGGAGGCTAGAGAGAAGCTCAGGAAGCTACGGAAGAAGGGCTCGGTGAAGCACGCGCTCTACATAGTGAGCGTTGATGATCATAGGAAGATCCAGCACTACCTTACGAGGGGCAGGAAAATAACAGTCATTATCATAGCCGAGGACTAGTCGGCGCCATCGTAGTCTATTATCTCTCTTATCTGCTTGATCCACCTGTACGCAGTGGATCTCGGAACCCCTGCATCCATAAGCATTTTCGCCACCTCCTTGATGCTCGCGCCAGCTTTGAGCATGTTCAGTGCCCTTAGCTGCAGCTTCTCCCTCTCATTTTCTTCCCTGCCGTCGAGGCTCTGCCTCCACTCCTCAAAGGCCCTCTTTACCGCGCGCCACCTTATGTCCTCGTACCTCTTGTAGACCTCGTCTGGGTAATAGGTCGGGTACGGGTCATAGTACTCCTTCTTCACGAATTTCAGGAAGTTCGGCAGGGTTCTGAGCTTGTAGCCTGTTGCTAGGCTCCAGTACTCTGGGAGCCCGTACTCGTCGAGCATGGCCTTGTACGCCGCGTAGTCGTCCACCATCTCTATCAGCTGCCGCTTCGACAACGGGGCCACGCTTACCCTGAAGAATATCTTGTTGAGAAGGTTCCTGGGTAGCTCCTCGCTGGGCGTGGTGAATATTATGCCCGCGGTTATGCTTCTGATCAAGTTATAGAACTTCATGAAGGCTACTTTTTCGCGCTCCCACCAAGTCATCTTGTCTAGCCAGATCCCAGCATCATCCATTATGATTATTTTCTCGCGCTGCCTACGGTTAATAGCCCTCTCCATGACCTCTATCGCGTCCTTGGGGTCGAAGAAGAGGCGCTCCAAGACCTTGTTCCAGTCCTCGAGTACTTGGAACGCCACCCACATAGCATAGCTGGTCTTGCCTGTCCCGAACTCGCCGTACACGTAGGCGGTTATGACCGCGTTCTTCTCGTAGGCCCTATTGATTAGGTCGGCTAGGACCAGCAATGCTGCCCACCCTTATCCTCCTCTGCGGCAGGAGTAGCCCGTTCTCATAGAGTACTCGGAGCATGACTCGGAGCGCTTGCCTATACCTCCTCAGCGCCTCGACGGGCCTATTCTTATTCAGCAGGTCCTCCGCCTCCCGCAGCAGCTCCTCTACGGAGGACATCTCCTCGCCAGGGAAGAGGGGCGCCACGAGGTCGCTCAGGTGCTCTATTGTCTGCTTGTAGTGGTCCACGCTGTCAGCTATATCGGGGAGTAGGCCCCTTGTCCTAACCCTTGCACGCGCGTTACCTATCAGCACCAAGGTGTAGTTGACCACATAGAAGAAGTCCACGTTGCCCAAGATCTCTTGTCTCGCGAGAGTCTCACCCAAGATCTCACCCATTAGTGCGCGATGCTATACTAATACGTACTGGGTATGTGTGCTGAGACGGGACAAGGCTAGTCCTCGGCGTACTTCTCGTGATAGATCTCCTTCGCCTCCTCGGCAGCCTCCCTATAGATCTCGGCGATTTCCCGCAGCTTCCTCCTCTCCTCGGGGCTGAGATCCCTCCTCTTGGCAGAGGCCTCTGCCCTGTTAGCGGCGTTTACCAGGGCACGGTAGATCGCTAGCGCCCTCTTCCTCCCCACCTTCATCCTGCCTATCCTGCCCCGCTCCATGCCGTGCACGAGCCTCTCCGCAGCGTCCTCAGCCTTGTCGGGGTCCTTGAACGTCACTATGTCTGCTAGCCACTTGTGCCTAGCTGGCCTGAAGAGGCCCCCTTTCCTACTGCTCTTCTTCCTCCCTCTCCTCCCTGCCATAGGCCATCATCCCGCTGAGCACGAGTTCCTTAACTGATACAGGTATGCCTAGCTCGGCCTTTGACTCCACGAAGTCCCTCAGCATCGATACTGCTATCTGGGGCTTCTCGAGGCAACTATCGAGATTCCTACCCATGATCGACGCTATGCTCGCGCAGAGCTCTAGCTCAGCAGAGTTAGACATTCTAGCCAGGAAGGCCAGGAGAGCCGACTTCTCCCCATACGCCTTCCTAAGAACCCAGATAGGTGCATCGACAGAGCTGCTGCCTATCAAGAGGCCGCGTTCAAGCTCCTTACTCAAGCCTCTCACCATCATAGAACCTGTACCCGTGCGTGGTAAGCACGAGCACAGATTCTGCCATCGTTTATGATCATAAATCCATGCTCGCCGCTAAGGGTAGCCACAGTCCCACAAGAAAACGAATAGAAATCCAAACAGGTGATAAGAGGAAATGAATCGGGCTCTGAGCCTAGCCCTGCTAGCCCTGGTCCTAGCCCTGCCCCTGCTAGCAGCCCTGCCAGCCCATGCAGACGATGTAAAGATCGTGGTCTTGAATACCTATGACTTTACGCAGCTATCAGCATACATGTACAATGCTACGGCTGGGACGCTGCAGATCGTGAACAGCAGCTACGTGCAGGTGCTGAGCGACGAGTTGAAGGACGCCGCGGCTGGAGACAACATCATGCCAGCGATAGTCTTGTCCCTAGACGCTCCCGCTACTGATCTGAACACGGGTGAGTCCGTTGTATACGCGTATCTATTGAATAACGTGTATAGCGATGGCCTAGTGGTCGGGGTAGCTGATGTCAATTCCACGGATAACAGTGTGAGCAATCTCCAGCTCGTCAAGGTATCACCCGTGAGCGGAGACGTTGCCATAATGCGTACAAATTACGACATAATTATATACGTCGACACGGTGAAGCTATCAATACCCTTGGCGAACTATTCCTCGCCGAAAGTCCTGCTAATGACTGACGATGGTGCAAATCTATTTGCAAGCAGCATACAGTATGTTGAGCTAAGAGCGTTGCAGGATCCGCCGTCTGGCTACACCTTGATAAGGGGCGGAAGCGGAGAGGAAGAATTCACCATTAGCGCCAGCGGCACACTCTCGGTATGGTTCGACGAGACACATGACGGCGGTGATGTTGATTTATTCGTGTTTGACAGCAGTAACCCAGACTACAATAACGCAAGCACATCGCAGACATGGGGTTGGCTAATCACGCACTCAACAGCATATCTCTGGAGCGATACAGGCCCGTGGACGAGAACTATCGATACAACGGGCACTGTGAAGTTCATAGTCAAGGGGTACAGCGGGGACGCCAGCGCCGTCAACTGGCGCGTAGCTGTAAGGCTCCTAAGCGGCAACAATACTCCAGAGCCCCAGCCGCAGCAGCCCACGGAGACAACCACGCAGCCCAGCAACAGCAACCGAGTGAACGAGAACGGCTGGCTAGCACCACTCAGGTCGGCATACGAGAGCAACCCCGCAGCGTTCTGGCTCATTGTCATACTGTTATTCGTCTTAGCGGTAGCGGCGGTGCTACGTCGATAATCCATGCAAGCATTCAGCGATCCTAGCCCATGGTTTTTGCAGGAATAGGAACCATGTAGGGTGATAGGCATGGCTCGGAGAACGAGCAGCGGGGTATACCTGCTGGCAGGTGTCGGTCTGGCGTTCCTAGTGATAGTGATAGTGCTTGCAGCGTTGCTACACAACGGCCTACCACTGGGGCTCAGCAGGTGGACAGGCGGCCTGCACTTGACGGAAGAGGTGCAGCAGCCACATGTACTCTACTCTACGCAGCTACAACTAAGCCAAGGCACAGTATGGAAGATAACATACGACGCTAATGGGCTGGGAATAGAGCAGAGAGGCAGCCAGCTGATAGAAAGGCTGAACTTGAGCAACGCGGATCTTGGGGTAGACGATGTTGTTGCTCCAGTATTGTATGACTGGTATCTGGACGGTAATGACTATGTGGAGTTTGATTCGGGGCCACAGCTTGGTAATGGCGAAGTATTTAGCCTAGTGGCGAGCTTTAAGCCGACAGGTAAACCGACGACGTCATTTATGCGGGTATTCCACGGCGCGGGGGGTACGACGAACTGGGTAATTGATCCCTACCAGATAGGGTGGTGGGGTGCTAACGACAAGCTAGTATTCGTCATGGGGAATGGTACTGCGTACAACGATGTATACTCGGAGTCGAAAGTCGTGCTAGGAGAATGGTACACCGTTTCTGGCGTTGCAGCCAGCAACGAGGTACAAATATACGTGAACGGCGTGCTCGAGGGATATAAGAACAGGACACTGGATCCAACAGCGACAACAGATACGCCGACAATAGGGAGAGCTGGTGACGTATACTTTGAAGGATATGTATCATACGTGCTGATGACGCGTAGTATAAATACAGGACAAAACATAGTAGAAAATCCACTACTATTCATATCGGCGTCGTTCACCAACGGCACCCACTACTTCGACCTGGTAAACAGGATAGTTGGGACACCATACGGCGGCGTGGCTAGGGTACCAGCCGAGCACCCCACGCTGTTTCTAGTCAAGAGTCTGGCGAGCGATAATTATCTGCACTTGAAGTATGTGCCGCCAGGCTCGGTATTCCGCATAAAGTACAATGGTATGGTGTACGAGTGGAGAATATCTGGCTCGCCTAACCAGGCGGGCCTTATCGAGGACTACAAGATCGACCTTGCTGGCGTCTTTGGCACCACCGTGCTGCCCAACGCCACGATAGAGCTAGAGTATCCCAGCGAGAAGGTGCGCTTCTACGTGCCCAGCGGCTTCCAGGTCAGGATAAGCAATGACATATGGTCTGAGACCCACGAGGTACCGTTGAACTCGACATTCGTGGACTTCGGGCTGCCAGAGTCAGGATACTACACTGTGCAGATCCTAGGCTACGAGCAGGAGCCGCAGGTGAGAGTAGAGACATCTGGGGACAAGGTGAGGATAACAGTCACGGATATGAACGGCTATGCCCTCAGCGGGGCGAAAGTATACGTCTACGAGGGTAGCAACCTCGTCGCCGCGGGCACCGTGAATGACCTAGGCTTCTACGAGCTGGACAAGAGCCAGCTGAGCAGCGACCAGCTTAGAGTCGTGGTCGTCGCATTAAAAGATGGAACGTATTATCACGCGGACAAGCTGGTAACGCTAACATCTAACGGTACTGTTACCGTGCAGCCTGTGACACCCGTCGAGGAAGCTGCAGAGGCGCAGCATTCGGGCAGCAGCACCGCGTTGGTACTGATAATCATAATACTGCTGCTTGGCATAGCGACAATACTCCTAAGCGGTAAAGGGCGTAGAAGGCACCTGCTAGGCCTAGCAATCCTAGCTCTGCTCCTTACACCCTTTTTCGCAGAGCTAGCGCACGCCGAGCAGACTTATCTTAGTTGGCGCGATACCCACTATGACTTGACGCCAGGGTATAGGCATACATTCGTGCTCTCTGCTAGCGTCACGAGCCTCGCCATAGCGTTCCAGGCTGGCGAGGCCTATGTGCAGGCTGGGCCACTGTACGCGGAGCTGAAGCCTAATCCTAACTTCTTCTGGGGCTTCACTTACCATTTCGCTATAAAGATCAACGGCGACGAGGTCTACAGCGAGAACATAGACGTCTCCCCGCCCGCCCTAGGCACGAGGGAAGTGAGCAGGAGCTTCGTCGTAGACGTGGACTGCAGCGGGCACGCCAGGGTCTTAGTGGGAAGCGACGAGGTGGCCACATTCCAGATAAACGGGCTAGTAGACATAATGAAGGATGAAAGGGATGGCGGCAGGGTAACTGTCAGCGGCACCAGGCTCTACGACTGCAGCAGCCCTGGCTCTGGCGGAAGCAACGGGGGCGGAAACATAGTCGCAACACCTAGGCCGCCATCGAGTAGCCAGAGCTACCTAGACTCCATAGCGCACGCGTTTAGCACAGCAACAAGTGCAGCACTCACGGTTCTCCTGCTGGGCTTCGTCGGCCTAGCACTATTCATAAGCTACAAGCAGGCGAAGAAGAGGAAGCTGCTAGTATTTATACCCCTATTGTTTTTTCTTGCTAGCCTAGCTTCTCCAGCCTATGCTGAGACCACTAACACAACTACTGCTCAGAAGCTAAGCTTCTCCGAGGAATGGTTGAAAGGAACCGTGGTCGTGGTCTACCAGGGACAATATGGTACTGGTTGGTGGATGAACCCGTCTTACATAGCAACCGCCGCACATGTTGTTGGTTACAATCCTAGCGCTACTGTGACAATCATACGCGGTAGCGTTGAGAGCACAGGCCACGTAGTGGCCC from Pyrofollis japonicus harbors:
- a CDS encoding ribbon-helix-helix domain-containing protein, with the translated sequence MTRHLVVKIPEMFLEGLDELVSAGVYRNRSEAVRAAIRLLLERHGVLKRRVVGVA
- a CDS encoding transcription initiation factor IIB family protein, whose protein sequence is MTEAKRIVIVNNDGLLVDHATGIVVDDLPFDYGPEWRAYDEHERMLRSRIGAPLTELVHDNGLHTYIVYYEALRKGYARLARTHYKVTKGKYASKKMIGLLQHLGRICSEEDLPTRICEDSAWALKVIKKRVPNAGNENAVRAALMYALGVHGHPLFYKYNSPSLQRLLRRAGILFKLNEEALVDSYVRHLIAELELPTIVELYAMKIYNVFIRGVGNPSPRVRAAAATYVAAKLADADATMDRLSKSLEITDMAMRTLLKKTRLRVLYLVDGGLVDEWHPGKDSHGIRQPKEIASRYGITSYSYIVNIPTSNKEPIAVIIYER
- a CDS encoding ribbon-helix-helix domain-containing protein — encoded protein: MLDSVTFKILAYIALKRMDIDPLTNCFEFSKAEFTRAYKKLLRHRLVGFRKYETLFRNLRKYAEAGKLVKYVDREKGIYKTCISSLELDKRWPSVLEELRGLETTEWLSIELDDSTAARLEKIAAEQGKRLPDIVRDALRLYIDFLEGKHRIKEPAKR
- a CDS encoding helix-turn-helix domain-containing protein; the encoded protein is MLVLADLINRAYEKNAVITAYVYGEFGTGKTSYAMWVAFQVLEDWNKVLERLFFDPKDAIEVMERAINRRQREKIIIMDDAGIWLDKMTWWEREKVAFMKFYNLIRSITAGIIFTTPSEELPRNLLNKIFFRVSVAPLSKRQLIEMVDDYAAYKAMLDEYGLPEYWSLATGYKLRTLPNFLKFVKKEYYDPYPTYYPDEVYKRYEDIRWRAVKRAFEEWRQSLDGREENEREKLQLRALNMLKAGASIKEVAKMLMDAGVPRSTAYRWIKQIREIIDYDGAD
- a CDS encoding LamG-like jellyroll fold domain-containing protein translates to MARRTSSGVYLLAGVGLAFLVIVIVLAALLHNGLPLGLSRWTGGLHLTEEVQQPHVLYSTQLQLSQGTVWKITYDANGLGIEQRGSQLIERLNLSNADLGVDDVVAPVLYDWYLDGNDYVEFDSGPQLGNGEVFSLVASFKPTGKPTTSFMRVFHGAGGTTNWVIDPYQIGWWGANDKLVFVMGNGTAYNDVYSESKVVLGEWYTVSGVAASNEVQIYVNGVLEGYKNRTLDPTATTDTPTIGRAGDVYFEGYVSYVLMTRSINTGQNIVENPLLFISASFTNGTHYFDLVNRIVGTPYGGVARVPAEHPTLFLVKSLASDNYLHLKYVPPGSVFRIKYNGMVYEWRISGSPNQAGLIEDYKIDLAGVFGTTVLPNATIELEYPSEKVRFYVPSGFQVRISNDIWSETHEVPLNSTFVDFGLPESGYYTVQILGYEQEPQVRVETSGDKVRITVTDMNGYALSGAKVYVYEGSNLVAAGTVNDLGFYELDKSQLSSDQLRVVVVALKDGTYYHADKLVTLTSNGTVTVQPVTPVEEAAEAQHSGSSTALVLIIIILLLGIATILLSGKGRRRHLLGLAILALLLTPFFAELAHAEQTYLSWRDTHYDLTPGYRHTFVLSASVTSLAIAFQAGEAYVQAGPLYAELKPNPNFFWGFTYHFAIKINGDEVYSENIDVSPPALGTREVSRSFVVDVDCSGHARVLVGSDEVATFQINGLVDIMKDERDGGRVTVSGTRLYDCSSPGSGGSNGGGNIVATPRPPSSSQSYLDSIAHAFSTATSAALTVLLLGFVGLALFISYKQAKKRKLLVFIPLLFFLASLASPAYAETTNTTTAQKLSFSEEWLKGTVVVVYQGQYGTGWWMNPSYIATAAHVVGYNPSATVTIIRGSVESTGHVVALDRQGDAAIISVDHPELFTDKYVFRLAREMPPPTSTIYVIGYPSELLQVLNNDLHALSEHPRVLETHLTWTASGLIELGGITDAGNSGGPVTDAAGNVIGLVSFALRGPAGTLYFATSVRNLKELAQQHNIAYEEGSAGIIGAMNENPAVAGAIAGAGASLVTDIAILLVGVAIGTGVLHARRRGGRR